A genomic region of Sarcophilus harrisii chromosome 6, mSarHar1.11, whole genome shotgun sequence contains the following coding sequences:
- the LRRC4C gene encoding leucine-rich repeat-containing protein 4C, with protein sequence MLNKMTLHPQQMMIGPRFNRALFDPLLVVLLALQLLVVAGLVRAQTCPSVCSCSNQFSKVICVRKNLREVPDGISTNTRLLNLHENQIQIIKVNSFKHLRHLEILQLSRNHIRTIEIGAFNGLANLNTLELFDNRLTTIPNGAFVYLSKLKELWLRNNPIESIPSYAFNRIPSLRRLDLGELKRLSYISEGAFEGLSNLRYLNLAMCNLREIPNLTPLIKLDELDLSGNHLSAIRPGSFQGLMHLQKLWMIQSQIQVIERNAFDNLQSLVEINLAHNNLTLLPHDLFTPLHHLERIHLHHNPWNCNCDILWLSWWIKDMAPSNTACCARCNTPSNLKGRYIGELDQNYFTCYAPVIVEPPADLNVTEGMAAELKCRASTSLTSVSWITPNGTVMTHGAYKVRIAVLSDGTLNFTNVTLQDTGMYTCMVSNSVGNTTASATLNVTAATTTPFSYFSTVTVETMEPSQDEARTTENNVGPTPVIDWETTNVTTSLTPQSTRSTEKTFTIPVTDINNGIPGIDEVMKTTKIIIGCFVAITLMAAVMLVIFYKMRKQHHRQNHHAPTRTVEIINVDDEITGDTPIESHLPMPAIEHEHLNHYNSYKSPFNHTTTVNTINSIHSSVHEPLLIRMNSKDNVQETQI encoded by the coding sequence ATGTTGAACAAGATGACCTTACATCCACAGCAGATGATGATAGGTCCTAGGTTTAACAGGGCCCTATTTGACCCCCTGCTTGTGGTGCTCCTGGCTCTCCAACTCCTAGTGGTGGCTGGTCTGGTGAGGGCCCAAACCTGTCCTTCTGTATGCTCCTGCAGTAACCAGTTCAGCAAGGTCATCTGTGTGCGGAAAAATCTCAGAGAGGTCCCTGACGGCATCTCTACCAACACGCGGCTCCTGAATCTCCACGAGAATCAGATTCAGATCATCAAGGTGAACAGCTTCAAACACCTGAGGCATTTGGAGATCCTCCAACTGAGCAGGAATCACATCCGTACCATTGAAATCGGGGCCTTCAATGGTTTGGCAAACCTCAACACTTTGGAGCTCTTTGACAATCGGCTGACCACCATTCCAAATGGGGCTTTTGTATACCTGTCTAAACTGAAGGAACTCTGGCTGCGAAATAACCCCATTGAAAGCATCCCTTCTTATGCTTTTAACCGAATCCCGTCTTTGCGCCGGTTGGACTTAGGAGAGTTAAAGAGGCTTTCGTACATCTCCGAAGGGGCCTTTGAAGGTCTCTCCAACTTGAGGTATCTGAACCTTGCCATGTGCAACCTGCGGGAAATCCCAAACCTCACGCCGCTCATCAAGTTGGATGAGCTGGATCTTTCTGGGAACCATTTGTCCGCCATTAGGCCGGGCTCTTTCCAGGGTTTGATGCACCTGCAGAAATTGTGGATGATCCAGTCGCAGATCCAGGTGATTGAAAGGAATGCATTTGATAACCTTCAGTCACTGGTAGAGATCAATCTGGCACACAATAATCTGACCTTACTGCCTCACGACCTCTTCACGCCCCTCCATCACCTCGAGAGGATCCACCTGCATCACAACCCTTGGAACTGCAACTGTGACATTCTGTGGCTCAGCTGGTGGATAAAGGACATGGCACCCTCAAATACTGCATGCTGTGCCCGTTGCAATACACCCTCCAACCTGAAAGGGAGGTATATTGGGGAATTGGATCAGAATTATTTTACCTGTTACGCTCCTGTGATCGTTGAGCCTCCCGCGGACCTCAACGTCACAGAGGGCATGGCGGCAGAACTCAAGTGTCGGGCTTCCACCTCCCTGACCTCTGTCTCTTGGATTACTCCCAACGGGACGGTCATGACACACGGAGCCTACAAGGTCCGGATTGCTGTGCTCAGCGACGGCACATTAAATTTTACTAATGTAACTCTACAAGATACAGGCATGTATACATGCATGGTGAGTAACTCTGTTGGGAATACCACAGCTTCAGCCACCCTGAATGTGACCGCAGCCACCACTACCCCATTCTCGTATTTTTCCACCGTTACTGTAGAGACTATGGAACCTTCTCAGGACGAGGCTCGGACCACAGAGAACAATGTGGGGCCCACCCCGGTCATTGACTGGGAGACCACCAACGTGACCACCTCTCTCACGCCCCAGAGCACAAGGTCCACCGAAAAAACATTCACCATCCCTGTGACCGATATAAACAATGGCATCCCAGGAATTGATGAGGTGATGAAAACCACGAAGATTATCATTGGTTGCTTCGTGGCCATCACTCTCATGGCAGCCGTGATGCTGGTCATCTTCTACAAGATGCGGAAACAGCATCATCGGCAAAATCACCACGCCCCAACGCGGACTGTTGAGATCATTAATGTGGATGATGAGATTACAGGGGACACACCCATAGAGAGCCACTTGCCCATGCCTGCTATAGAACATGAGCACCTAAATCACTATAACTCTTACAAATCTCCCTTCAACCACACAACAACAGTTAACACAATAAACTCAATACACAGTTCAGTGCATGAACCGTTGTTGATTCGAATGAACTCAAAAGACAATGTACAAGAGACTCAAATCTAA